From one Aeropyrum camini SY1 = JCM 12091 genomic stretch:
- a CDS encoding tRNA sulfurtransferase, with translation MEYNVVLVRYSEIAVKGGYTRSRMERLLLRALQESLAAAGVDAFVERLQGRVIVRLASPSSAATAVRASARVFGVKSVSPAVEVAYRGLEELVEKAAEFFGDRVRGRVFRVRARRSGVEGFTSKDVERLLGRLLLERGARGVDLENPEYTAYVEVRGGRAYLFDTIHPGPGGLPVGSEEPSLALYSGGFDSGVAAWMIMRRGSPVHLAFYDFGVPEALEVAVEGAKTLAGEWAWGYRPRLYVVNFRGAALVVNGLVKPSYRTLVLRRLMMLHAQDLASREGYEALVTGESVGQVASQTVRNLRLISSGLDLPVLRPLAGMDKDEIVEKSREIGLYDIASRQVEVCGVDQPPNPRASPQGFRSEFEKARDVFIPPPRVFDLKGESLHSILKTLGLRG, from the coding sequence TTGGAGTATAATGTGGTGCTTGTTAGGTATAGCGAGATTGCGGTGAAGGGGGGCTACACTAGGTCTAGGATGGAGAGGCTCCTGCTCAGGGCCCTCCAGGAGTCCTTGGCCGCTGCTGGCGTTGATGCTTTTGTGGAGAGGCTCCAGGGTAGGGTTATTGTGAGGCTAGCCAGCCCCAGCTCGGCAGCCACCGCCGTTAGGGCTTCAGCTAGGGTGTTTGGGGTTAAGAGTGTGAGCCCGGCTGTCGAGGTGGCGTACCGGGGTCTAGAGGAGCTTGTAGAGAAGGCTGCCGAGTTCTTTGGAGACAGGGTTAGGGGTAGGGTGTTTAGGGTAAGGGCCAGGAGGAGCGGTGTCGAGGGGTTTACGAGCAAGGATGTTGAGAGGCTCCTGGGGAGGCTACTCCTAGAGCGTGGTGCTCGCGGTGTTGACCTTGAGAATCCAGAGTACACGGCGTACGTAGAGGTGAGGGGGGGCAGGGCCTACCTCTTCGACACCATACACCCCGGCCCCGGGGGGCTTCCCGTGGGGAGTGAGGAGCCGAGCCTAGCCCTCTACAGCGGAGGCTTCGACTCGGGGGTGGCGGCGTGGATGATAATGCGCAGGGGCTCGCCAGTCCACCTGGCATTCTACGACTTCGGCGTCCCCGAGGCTCTTGAGGTTGCCGTGGAGGGTGCCAAGACCCTAGCCGGGGAATGGGCCTGGGGTTACAGGCCTAGGCTCTACGTGGTCAACTTCCGGGGCGCCGCCCTGGTGGTAAACGGTCTCGTGAAGCCGAGCTACAGAACGCTGGTGCTGAGGAGGCTGATGATGCTCCACGCTCAGGACCTCGCCTCGAGGGAGGGTTACGAGGCCCTAGTCACGGGGGAGAGCGTGGGCCAGGTGGCTAGCCAGACAGTTAGGAACCTCAGGCTGATAAGCAGCGGCCTCGACCTGCCCGTCCTCAGACCCCTGGCCGGCATGGATAAGGATGAGATAGTTGAGAAGAGCAGAGAGATAGGCCTCTACGACATAGCAAGCAGGCAGGTCGAGGTCTGCGGAGTAGACCAGCCTCCAAACCCCAGGGCCTCGCCCCAAGGGTTTAGAAGCGAGTTCGAGAAGGCGCGAGACGTATTCATACCACCCCCCAGGGTTTTCGATCTTAAGGGTGAAAGCCTCCACTCAATACTCAAGACACTAGGGCTCAGGGGATGA
- a CDS encoding transcriptional regulator, translating to MEVDVTSIPVKPTSAKEVRELEIALIIGTLLRPDVIQEILHPREFTTWVDSLAVAAGALARDKAGYPIPKIAEELGRSETTIRNHLQGKTKAGQLVRETYDMIKTGKLKITMPTPECEETKKKLETVKVTLKDLLEKL from the coding sequence ATGGAGGTCGACGTTACCTCAATACCCGTAAAGCCCACAAGCGCGAAGGAGGTTAGAGAACTCGAGATCGCACTCATAATAGGCACACTCCTAAGGCCAGACGTCATACAAGAGATACTCCACCCAAGAGAATTCACAACCTGGGTAGACAGCCTCGCGGTAGCGGCGGGAGCACTAGCCAGAGACAAAGCAGGATACCCCATACCAAAAATAGCGGAGGAGCTAGGAAGATCGGAAACAACAATAAGAAACCACCTACAAGGCAAGACAAAAGCGGGACAGCTAGTCAGAGAGACTTACGACATGATAAAAACCGGCAAACTAAAGATAACAATGCCAACACCAGAATGCGAAGAAACAAAGAAAAAACTAGAAACAGTCAAAGTCACCCTCAAAGACCTCCTAGAAAAACTATAA
- the cas4 gene encoding CRISPR-associated protein Cas4, which produces MHRQPYCRGDHPCGAVVTPSLVKQYVYCPTLPWLEVRVGRLEPPTPSMESAILTADEKEEIAREAGIPPPYRVEIPLEYPRLRLRGVIDLVAGPHGRRGYWIMEAKKHPRRPRASKHFQAQLLAYALLATKTLGPVYRATLYIGGTTRTLEINQRHLQTAEKLVKKTLKIVEEEEPPLTRQPPQKCMYCFYRKLCPNANPHL; this is translated from the coding sequence TTGCATCGGCAGCCCTACTGCAGGGGTGACCACCCCTGCGGCGCCGTGGTGACGCCATCCCTGGTAAAGCAGTATGTTTACTGTCCCACGCTGCCCTGGCTGGAGGTTAGGGTTGGGAGGCTTGAGCCTCCTACGCCTAGCATGGAGAGCGCTATTCTCACTGCTGACGAGAAAGAGGAGATAGCAAGGGAGGCCGGTATACCCCCGCCCTACAGGGTGGAGATACCGCTAGAGTATCCCAGGCTCAGGCTCCGCGGAGTGATCGATCTTGTAGCAGGCCCCCACGGCAGGAGGGGCTACTGGATAATGGAGGCTAAGAAGCACCCGAGAAGGCCCAGGGCCTCTAAACACTTCCAGGCACAGCTTCTAGCCTACGCTCTGCTAGCGACGAAAACCCTAGGTCCCGTGTACAGAGCAACACTCTACATAGGGGGCACAACGAGAACGCTAGAGATAAACCAGAGACACCTACAGACAGCTGAAAAGCTAGTAAAGAAAACCCTAAAAATAGTCGAAGAAGAGGAACCACCCCTCACAAGACAGCCACCACAAAAATGCATGTACTGCTTTTACAGAAAACTATGCCCCAACGCAAACCCACACTTATAG
- the cas2 gene encoding CRISPR-associated endonuclease Cas2, whose product MALRVVVVYDISDDGVRLRVARTLESWGLYRIQRSAFVGRMQRARMRDLARLLEGMIDPGTDTVHIIPLPSHEWERTLVLGTPWGERRVASAALLQG is encoded by the coding sequence ATGGCGTTGAGGGTTGTGGTTGTCTACGATATCAGCGACGACGGTGTGAGACTCAGGGTTGCTAGGACTCTCGAGTCGTGGGGCCTGTATAGGATTCAGCGGAGCGCCTTTGTGGGTAGGATGCAGAGGGCCCGTATGAGGGATCTCGCCAGGCTGCTGGAAGGCATGATAGACCCCGGCACCGACACGGTGCACATTATACCACTGCCCTCCCACGAGTGGGAGAGGACTTTAGTCTTGGGAACGCCCTGGGGTGAGAGGAGGGTTGCATCGGCAGCCCTACTGCAGGGGTGA
- the cas1 gene encoding CRISPR-associated endonuclease Cas1: MARILHVDGYGVKLGVQRGNLVVSENGGRRSVSPGDVDVVVIASSGVSVSSRALRLLARSGVELVVIDSNGDPIGILYMSYYTRTPFTRNAQYEALLDGRGGEIAVEIAYSKIYNQACHVAGITGLDKAFKREVLEALDHSLERLESMRSWAREAELEVVRREVMSVEAAAARHYWAAVAGSLPAGVGFEGRDRGGADPFNKALNYGYGILYSLAWRSLVLAGLDPYAGFLHTDRSGRPVLSFDYVEMFRAHAVDKPLASEFRRGWLPSVDESRIDPGDRRRIAQLVTRALGRRVGGETLGEAVSRYAQRLARSLRRGSRFQGFRGCRGWR, from the coding sequence TTGGCTAGGATACTGCATGTTGATGGTTATGGTGTAAAGCTCGGGGTTCAAAGGGGAAATCTAGTTGTCTCAGAGAACGGGGGTAGGAGGAGCGTTTCCCCCGGTGATGTCGATGTAGTCGTTATAGCTTCCAGCGGCGTCTCCGTTTCCAGCAGGGCTCTGAGGCTCCTAGCCCGGTCTGGCGTAGAGCTGGTAGTTATAGACTCTAATGGCGATCCCATAGGCATACTATACATGAGCTATTATACGAGGACGCCGTTCACTAGGAATGCCCAATACGAAGCGCTACTTGACGGTAGGGGAGGTGAGATAGCGGTCGAGATCGCTTATTCCAAAATTTACAACCAGGCCTGCCATGTAGCCGGGATCACCGGTCTTGACAAGGCTTTCAAGAGGGAGGTTCTAGAGGCTCTCGACCACTCGTTGGAGCGGCTGGAGTCCATGCGCTCCTGGGCTAGGGAGGCGGAGCTTGAGGTCGTTAGAAGGGAGGTTATGAGTGTCGAGGCGGCGGCTGCTAGGCATTACTGGGCTGCGGTTGCGGGTTCTCTCCCGGCTGGAGTAGGGTTTGAGGGTCGTGATAGGGGTGGTGCAGATCCTTTTAACAAGGCGTTGAACTACGGATACGGCATACTTTATAGCTTGGCTTGGAGGAGCCTTGTGCTGGCTGGGCTAGACCCCTATGCCGGATTCCTACATACGGACCGGAGCGGCCGTCCGGTGCTGTCCTTCGACTATGTCGAGATGTTTAGGGCTCACGCAGTCGACAAGCCACTGGCATCCGAGTTTAGGAGGGGCTGGCTCCCCTCTGTCGACGAGTCCAGGATAGACCCTGGCGATAGGAGGAGGATAGCACAGCTCGTGACTAGGGCTCTGGGGAGGAGGGTGGGTGGGGAGACCCTGGGCGAGGCTGTATCCAGGTATGCACAGAGGCTGGCCAGGAGCTTGAGGAGGGGATCTAGGTTCCAGGGCTTCAGGGGGTGCCGGGGATGGCGTTGA
- the cas4a gene encoding type I-A CRISPR-associated protein Cas4/Csa1 codes for MPLHRTIRLQLRRLHDIAASNPVSPELRGWRWDSPPVKPKAYLGLGVSEVAYRYCPTYRDLYLRRRGVRPEITAQVEAGSSIHEAFHRAARGVRGLLMKGYPPWRAAYILLSSSRETGLSGAALELYRQLVVMWTGEAAASQLEGREWGVGWLPWLSEYLVDGSAIGLSSRLRVDGLAEAGVVVEIKYGWTGDRHMVGLAGYALALESQLEVPIDYGILVSVRNGGGGLRVSSRPVYIDDVLRTEFIDARDEAIEVLLSGGDPGMPRECPSSCLFYNHCRGGR; via the coding sequence TTGCCTCTCCACAGAACAATAAGACTCCAGCTCAGGAGGCTTCACGACATAGCAGCCTCCAACCCGGTTTCGCCCGAGCTCAGGGGGTGGAGATGGGACTCCCCACCTGTTAAGCCGAAAGCGTATCTCGGTCTCGGGGTGAGCGAGGTTGCCTACAGGTATTGCCCGACCTACAGGGACCTCTACTTAAGGCGTAGAGGCGTGAGGCCCGAGATTACCGCCCAGGTTGAGGCCGGCTCATCCATCCATGAGGCTTTCCATAGGGCCGCCCGGGGTGTTAGGGGTCTCCTGATGAAGGGTTACCCGCCTTGGAGGGCGGCTTACATACTTCTCTCAAGCTCGCGGGAGACGGGGCTCAGTGGGGCTGCGCTGGAACTCTACAGGCAGCTAGTTGTAATGTGGACTGGGGAGGCCGCGGCCTCCCAGCTTGAGGGTAGAGAATGGGGTGTTGGGTGGCTGCCCTGGCTTTCAGAGTATTTGGTTGACGGCTCTGCTATCGGGCTTTCTAGCCGGCTTAGGGTGGATGGCCTGGCTGAGGCTGGCGTCGTTGTCGAGATTAAGTATGGGTGGACGGGGGATAGGCACATGGTAGGCCTGGCTGGCTACGCTCTCGCACTGGAATCCCAGCTTGAGGTCCCTATAGACTATGGAATCCTCGTGTCGGTACGCAATGGTGGAGGAGGGCTTCGGGTGTCGTCGAGGCCTGTGTACATAGATGACGTGCTTAGAACGGAGTTCATAGACGCTAGGGATGAGGCTATAGAGGTCCTCCTCTCCGGCGGCGACCCTGGCATGCCGAGGGAGTGCCCATCATCATGCCTATTCTACAACCACTGTCGAGGTGGGAGGTGA
- the csa3 gene encoding CRISPR-associated CARF protein Csa3, giving the protein MAGRVFAFTLGFHENFAIRTLSSYSADAADSIVAFTYKPVSGAVKTAFHNLASIAARIGVGDHRLVGLDPGDGLAGMAASMLRHVGDYLKLGAYTRVVFDVTGGPKMLSLSAFIAAMLLSGIRSVEITVQSETAQEYFEKVAGAPFAMFRVSLGREKAAILRYVAEKPGSKPAAIAADMGLSPKTVYNKAGELRRLGLLYRRGRGGGLFPTSWGNLIAAYLELAEYFGGGQ; this is encoded by the coding sequence TTGGCGGGGAGAGTGTTCGCCTTCACTCTAGGGTTCCACGAGAACTTCGCCATAAGGACTCTAAGCAGCTATTCAGCAGATGCAGCGGATTCCATAGTCGCATTCACATATAAGCCCGTCAGCGGGGCCGTGAAAACAGCGTTCCACAACCTCGCCTCGATAGCGGCGAGGATAGGCGTTGGTGATCACAGGCTCGTCGGGCTCGATCCCGGCGACGGCCTGGCTGGCATGGCAGCTTCGATGCTTAGGCATGTAGGTGACTACCTAAAACTGGGTGCGTACACTAGGGTTGTGTTTGACGTGACTGGCGGCCCCAAAATGCTCTCCCTCTCAGCGTTCATAGCAGCTATGCTACTTTCCGGGATCAGGAGTGTGGAGATTACTGTGCAGAGCGAGACGGCCCAGGAGTATTTTGAGAAGGTTGCTGGCGCCCCGTTTGCCATGTTCAGGGTTAGCCTTGGGAGGGAGAAGGCTGCTATATTGAGGTATGTGGCGGAGAAGCCGGGGTCGAAGCCAGCGGCTATAGCAGCGGATATGGGTCTTTCACCGAAGACTGTGTACAATAAGGCTGGAGAGCTTAGGAGGCTCGGGCTGTTATACAGGAGGGGAAGAGGGGGTGGCCTGTTCCCCACTAGCTGGGGGAACTTGATTGCAGCTTATCTAGAGCTGGCGGAGTATTTTGGCGGCGGGCAGTGA
- a CDS encoding CBS domain-containing protein — MTVGVRVEEVASRNIPIVSADQSLAKVAEVMLNTGSLGAVTLDASRRPALVLTYRRLVKVVAEGASVEDSVAEHAISDPVVVHKDMSVDGALKIMRREAVRFLPVVDDRMRAVAVLEPRHAAETLWNLLDYGVSTIRSRARRLVALAPDLTIREAAKAMDENGVPEVLVRRGEDLAILREEDFLRAVARGGLDARIGDYAAGKVIKVGPTFDAKSAVELMLENGVRRLLVDVNGKPSFVTLSDLAFEAAEILAKRSPKETAFILVKTAPGKELDVASKAILYDGVSEVHLVTGEYDILMKIEAPSLRDIQRIVTENIRTMNGVIDTRTLAGIRIIAKKEA; from the coding sequence ATGACCGTAGGCGTTAGAGTCGAAGAAGTGGCGTCCAGGAACATCCCCATAGTTTCCGCAGACCAGAGTCTAGCTAAAGTTGCCGAGGTTATGCTAAACACGGGCAGCCTAGGCGCCGTGACTCTCGACGCCTCCAGAAGGCCAGCACTTGTTTTGACGTATAGGAGGCTTGTTAAAGTAGTTGCAGAGGGGGCTAGCGTGGAGGACAGTGTCGCGGAACATGCTATAAGCGATCCCGTTGTTGTCCATAAAGATATGAGCGTGGACGGCGCGCTCAAGATAATGAGGAGGGAGGCTGTTAGGTTTCTCCCTGTTGTAGACGATAGGATGAGGGCTGTTGCAGTGTTGGAGCCCCGCCACGCTGCTGAGACGCTGTGGAACCTGCTAGACTATGGTGTGTCCACCATACGCTCCAGGGCCAGGAGGCTCGTCGCCCTCGCCCCAGACCTCACCATAAGGGAGGCCGCCAAGGCTATGGACGAGAACGGCGTGCCCGAGGTTCTTGTCAGGAGGGGTGAGGACCTAGCCATACTTAGGGAGGAGGACTTCCTCAGGGCAGTCGCCAGAGGAGGGCTAGACGCCAGGATAGGCGACTACGCAGCAGGCAAAGTCATAAAGGTGGGTCCAACTTTCGACGCCAAAAGCGCTGTCGAACTAATGCTGGAAAACGGTGTTAGAAGGCTACTGGTAGACGTTAACGGCAAGCCCTCTTTCGTCACACTCTCGGACCTAGCCTTCGAGGCCGCGGAGATCCTCGCGAAGAGGTCGCCGAAGGAGACGGCCTTCATACTCGTCAAAACCGCTCCTGGAAAGGAGCTTGATGTCGCGTCCAAGGCTATCCTGTACGACGGCGTTTCGGAGGTGCACCTCGTAACCGGCGAATATGACATACTAATGAAAATCGAGGCTCCAAGCCTAAGGGATATCCAGCGGATAGTAACGGAGAACATAAGAACAATGAACGGCGTCATCGACACCAGAACCCTAGCCGGGATAAGGATAATAGCTAAGAAGGAGGCATAG
- the csa3 gene encoding CRISPR-associated CARF protein Csa3, with translation MLVASIGFTVDFIIRRLADLRGGQSVSRVVAVGLDVGDGSWSRVEQTYSLLNHYLASMSIDSTLEKLHLGPRLVPQARDLIYREASSFDGDVELYLSGGPRMLIVTLMLAAYSLDINTSSKIVVVSYGEGFPGSIEFRLIHAKILSSLDKQSLTILKAIASGNDNVKSLIETLDMPRSTLYKKLEDLEKMGLAKKISRGRWVLEEGLDKLL, from the coding sequence GTGCTTGTAGCTTCCATAGGCTTCACAGTCGACTTTATCATAAGGAGGCTCGCAGACCTGCGAGGAGGTCAAAGCGTCTCCAGAGTAGTAGCTGTGGGTCTAGACGTGGGTGATGGGAGCTGGTCTAGGGTTGAGCAGACCTACAGCCTGCTGAACCACTATCTCGCCAGCATGTCTATAGATTCTACCCTGGAGAAGCTACATCTGGGGCCTAGACTAGTTCCCCAAGCCAGGGACCTCATCTACCGCGAGGCCTCCAGCTTCGATGGTGATGTAGAGCTCTACCTATCAGGCGGGCCTAGGATGCTCATAGTAACCCTAATGCTAGCCGCCTACAGCCTAGACATTAATACTTCAAGCAAGATTGTTGTAGTGTCCTATGGCGAGGGGTTCCCCGGATCCATAGAATTTAGACTAATACATGCTAAAATACTATCGTCGCTGGACAAACAGTCACTCACTATACTCAAGGCCATCGCCAGCGGTAATGATAATGTAAAATCCCTCATAGAAACGCTTGATATGCCTAGAAGCACCCTTTATAAGAAGCTCGAGGATTTGGAGAAGATGGGCCTTGCCAAGAAAATATCCCGAGGACGGTGGGTTTTGGAGGAGGGATTAGACAAACTCCTCTGA
- the cas7a gene encoding type I-A CRISPR-associated protein Cas7/Csa2: MAVSLGLSARILVNLESLNMAESVGNVTRHRKAPVVVEGEDGEYKLIYVPVVSGMSLAHHYQLHLARAAAESGLNVTRLSLEGYFLKFSDDDVIKNHYPEVHGKLRKGDLCHNEKVLVEACTVADVGGFLYTNGPIKRQSRFSFSYMMPTLDSIRSGAAGVYPQLHVRYTPQAREGEQALIYVDNASALYTLSFLLEADAISRLDVCSALGKSPSSLGEEERIKRFDAAVKALVAMLGNMAYGAKRSRSMPHWSVESLVAVAAEGLAPFVPSPGHSRNYIVDTLNRVNSQARAGIIREWKASFYAPQDLEKPSGADEAKTIEDALKAVAEWALEKLKP; encoded by the coding sequence GTGGCGGTTTCCCTTGGTTTATCGGCTAGGATCCTCGTGAACCTTGAGAGTCTTAACATGGCGGAGTCTGTGGGCAACGTCACGAGGCATCGGAAGGCTCCTGTGGTTGTTGAGGGGGAGGATGGAGAGTACAAGCTCATATATGTGCCTGTCGTTAGCGGGATGAGCCTAGCCCACCACTACCAGCTCCACCTGGCTAGGGCGGCTGCCGAGTCGGGGCTCAACGTCACCAGACTCAGCCTGGAAGGCTATTTCCTGAAGTTCAGTGATGACGACGTCATAAAGAACCACTACCCAGAGGTTCACGGTAAGCTCAGGAAAGGGGATCTATGCCACAACGAGAAGGTTCTTGTAGAGGCGTGCACGGTAGCCGACGTAGGCGGGTTCCTCTACACAAACGGCCCAATAAAAAGGCAGAGCAGATTCTCCTTCAGCTACATGATGCCGACCCTAGACTCTATACGCAGTGGAGCGGCGGGCGTATACCCCCAGCTGCACGTAAGATACACACCGCAGGCCAGAGAAGGCGAGCAAGCGCTGATCTATGTTGACAATGCAAGCGCCCTCTACACCCTGAGTTTTCTGCTCGAGGCCGACGCCATATCGAGGCTCGACGTGTGTTCAGCACTAGGGAAAAGCCCGTCTAGCCTGGGAGAGGAGGAGAGGATAAAGAGGTTTGATGCCGCTGTAAAGGCTCTTGTCGCCATGCTCGGCAACATGGCCTACGGCGCTAAAAGGAGCAGGAGCATGCCACACTGGAGTGTTGAAAGCCTAGTGGCGGTCGCCGCCGAAGGGCTTGCACCCTTCGTTCCCTCACCCGGGCACTCCAGAAACTACATTGTCGACACTCTCAACAGGGTAAATAGCCAGGCGAGGGCAGGTATAATCAGGGAGTGGAAGGCCTCATTCTACGCTCCACAAGACTTAGAGAAGCCTAGCGGTGCTGATGAGGCTAAGACTATCGAGGACGCTCTAAAAGCCGTGGCCGAATGGGCCTTGGAAAAGCTGAAGCCATAG
- the cas5 gene encoding CRISPR-associated protein Cas5 — MTRVFAYARLRLHWGFIVRQPGASAAQTAYPLPPPTTVAGAFANPLARLLGIIDSYPEKREALPVTNMFMSCILKSTLAAAAGLAGSTGVAVYEEPSRLVGSPYKGGGSFAKAVKSPIYIGSQELLPVQAVGQASAPNAEIVLAWLFDLDRLVSCSGVGAVGVEDVEVASRGVYRLGSREGLASVVDGGAVDDTKIRHLDSGPFESVLYQDSGCVMPDSPVVEIPIPSPPQYREKAYLVPASHGSGSSFVIPPPTPARFFLKSGCRAALYPGVEGVALAYR, encoded by the coding sequence TTGACACGAGTTTTTGCCTATGCAAGACTAAGGCTACATTGGGGGTTCATAGTCAGGCAGCCGGGCGCGTCTGCGGCCCAGACAGCATACCCCCTACCTCCTCCGACCACAGTGGCAGGGGCTTTCGCTAACCCCCTTGCCAGGCTTCTTGGTATCATAGACTCTTATCCAGAGAAGCGGGAGGCATTGCCTGTGACAAACATGTTTATGAGCTGCATTTTAAAATCGACTCTTGCAGCGGCAGCTGGGCTTGCGGGCTCCACCGGGGTAGCAGTATACGAGGAGCCCTCCAGGCTCGTGGGCTCTCCGTACAAAGGCGGGGGCTCTTTCGCTAAGGCAGTTAAGAGCCCGATATACATAGGCTCCCAAGAGCTGCTTCCCGTGCAGGCGGTGGGCCAAGCTTCTGCCCCTAATGCCGAGATTGTTCTAGCTTGGCTATTCGATCTGGACAGGCTCGTATCGTGTTCTGGAGTAGGCGCGGTTGGCGTTGAGGATGTGGAGGTAGCTTCCCGCGGCGTATATAGGCTGGGGAGTAGGGAGGGTTTGGCGAGTGTCGTGGATGGGGGAGCAGTTGACGATACCAAGATTAGACATCTCGATTCCGGGCCCTTCGAATCAGTGCTCTACCAGGACTCCGGGTGTGTAATGCCCGACTCACCCGTAGTCGAGATCCCCATCCCGAGTCCTCCCCAGTATAGGGAGAAGGCTTACCTCGTTCCAGCCAGCCACGGGAGCGGGAGCAGTTTCGTAATACCTCCTCCCACGCCTGCGAGGTTTTTCTTGAAGAGCGGCTGCAGGGCCGCCTTGTACCCGGGCGTAGAGGGTGTTGCACTTGCATACAGGTGA
- the cas3 gene encoding CRISPR-associated helicase Cas3' yields MRPLMAEAYRGLAEGVAPIVVAPTGYGKTMASPEMAERAVKEGLAGGLIHIAPLRSLVRKIYEAAFKARGGGYQFHSPASLEPDRKSPYLLKTLVAVSLDSYLWTLYRIPVVEAASIERGLSEGHYYPAAASIFTSVNVFDEAHIFLGETGDQGLVVESVKAAVRLLAAAKTPLVIETATMPRSILNGIARLVERQGMEPRVYTLPCIARSLNLENDGLEYRGVDDREWLDGASRIHWTTLYREEWTGRVFNEIISDARKGKVLVVLNTVSRAVEIYKELVERTVGEGMRITLIHGRLSAGDRASAEDSLGFDGEGHIVVATPLVEAGVDVNSTAVYTEVAPAENLVQRAGRACRRGRALGSCMENGGKVVIVGGEGDATIYSTEAVRASLDAVKSMSGNIDWRYPCGESSYISLLIRSEANTTHTTYIAKGRRIYENLFAAYLSSDGRPSALLSVLDNTELCSLLRTGVMVEVLVDNRDSVTVDLYWALRNAESVLETHGRAPTLVLIDPESGSVLAESRAENLWRLWKSMGRWTGCRRLLSALYRDLHRAARDREIGSRVSWALKAKKGVYKRGLGLGV; encoded by the coding sequence TTGAGGCCATTAATGGCCGAGGCTTACAGGGGATTGGCGGAAGGAGTTGCACCCATTGTTGTGGCCCCCACCGGCTACGGCAAGACTATGGCCAGCCCGGAGATGGCGGAAAGGGCTGTTAAAGAGGGGCTTGCTGGAGGGCTTATACACATAGCCCCTCTCAGGAGCCTGGTTAGAAAGATATACGAGGCAGCGTTCAAGGCACGCGGCGGCGGCTACCAGTTCCACAGCCCCGCTAGCTTGGAGCCAGACCGGAAGAGCCCTTATCTCCTTAAAACCCTGGTAGCAGTCTCTCTGGACAGCTACCTGTGGACCCTCTACAGAATACCCGTTGTGGAGGCGGCGTCGATAGAGAGGGGACTGTCGGAAGGGCATTACTACCCGGCTGCGGCATCGATCTTCACATCAGTAAACGTTTTCGACGAGGCACACATATTCCTTGGGGAAACCGGTGACCAGGGACTGGTTGTCGAGAGTGTAAAAGCCGCCGTTAGGCTACTGGCGGCGGCTAAGACGCCGCTGGTTATAGAGACGGCCACAATGCCCCGGAGCATACTAAACGGTATCGCCCGGCTCGTGGAGAGGCAGGGCATGGAGCCCAGGGTTTATACTCTACCGTGCATAGCGCGTTCCCTAAACCTGGAAAATGATGGTCTAGAGTATAGAGGGGTGGACGATCGGGAATGGCTAGACGGGGCATCGCGTATACACTGGACAACACTATACAGGGAGGAGTGGACTGGCCGAGTGTTTAACGAAATAATCAGCGACGCCAGGAAGGGCAAAGTCCTAGTTGTCCTAAACACTGTCTCACGCGCAGTGGAGATCTATAAAGAACTTGTGGAACGGACCGTGGGTGAAGGGATGAGAATAACGCTTATACACGGAAGGCTCTCAGCAGGTGACCGGGCTTCCGCAGAGGACTCCCTAGGATTTGATGGAGAAGGCCATATAGTTGTGGCCACGCCGCTTGTGGAGGCAGGTGTTGACGTTAACAGCACTGCCGTCTACACCGAGGTGGCTCCTGCGGAAAATCTTGTTCAGAGGGCTGGAAGGGCCTGTAGGAGGGGTAGAGCCCTAGGATCGTGTATGGAGAATGGCGGGAAAGTGGTAATAGTTGGAGGAGAGGGTGACGCCACAATCTACAGTACAGAGGCCGTGAGAGCGAGTCTAGACGCCGTTAAATCCATGTCTGGCAATATAGACTGGAGGTACCCATGCGGGGAAAGCAGCTACATCTCGCTATTAATCAGATCCGAGGCTAACACCACACACACTACGTACATAGCAAAGGGCAGAAGAATATACGAAAACCTCTTTGCAGCCTACTTGAGTAGCGACGGCAGACCCTCAGCCCTCCTTAGCGTTCTAGACAACACCGAGTTGTGTAGCCTCCTCAGAACAGGCGTTATGGTGGAGGTTCTCGTTGACAACAGGGACAGTGTCACTGTAGACCTTTACTGGGCCCTTCGCAATGCAGAGTCCGTGCTTGAGACCCATGGCAGAGCACCGACACTAGTCCTTATCGACCCAGAGTCGGGCTCGGTGCTAGCTGAATCACGAGCTGAGAACCTATGGAGACTGTGGAAATCCATGGGGAGATGGACGGGCTGTAGGAGGCTTCTATCAGCCCTCTACCGCGACCTCCACCGTGCTGCCCGAGACAGGGAGATTGGATCCCGAGTATCATGGGCTCTCAAGGCGAAGAAGGGGGTGTACAAGAGGGGGTTAGGGCTCGGGGTGTAG